The following proteins are encoded in a genomic region of Pseudorca crassidens isolate mPseCra1 chromosome 5, mPseCra1.hap1, whole genome shotgun sequence:
- the LOC137225120 gene encoding small ribosomal subunit protein eS27-like, whose amino-acid sequence MTLAKDLIHPSPEEEKKKHKKCLVQSPNSYFMDVKCPGCYKITTVFSHAQTVVVCLGCSTVLCQPTGGKARLTEGCSFRWKQH is encoded by the coding sequence ATGACTCTCGCAAAGGATCTCATTCATCCCTCTccagaagaggagaagaagaaacacAAGAAGTGCCTGGTACAGAGCCCCAATTCCTATTTCATGGATGTGAAATGCCCAGGTTGCTATAAAATCACCACCGTCTTTAGCCATGCACAAACAGTAGTAGTGTGTCTTGGCTGCTCTACTGTCCTCTGCCAGCCTACAGGAGGAAAAGCAAGGCTTACAGAAGGATGCTCCTTCAGATGGAAGCAGCACTAA